One genomic region from Glaciimonas sp. PAMC28666 encodes:
- a CDS encoding MIP/aquaporin family protein produces MNPLLAEFVGTTLGVLLGNGVVANVILSKTKGNGGGLIVITVGWAMAVFVGVFTVASASGAHLNPAVTVALAVAGKFPWGSVPGYIAAQMLGGMMGAFLVWLVYRKHFEQTTDGDTKLAVFCTGPAIRNIFGNLISEVVGTFVLVYGVLSIASPKFGLGALDALPVALLVMSIGVSLGGTTGYAINPARDLGPRLMHALLPIPGKRDSDWGYAFVPVLGSITGGVLAALLYGLGSTMSH; encoded by the coding sequence ATGAATCCTTTATTAGCCGAATTTGTAGGAACAACGTTAGGGGTCCTGCTGGGAAACGGTGTAGTCGCCAATGTGATCTTGAGCAAAACGAAGGGCAATGGCGGCGGCTTGATCGTGATCACGGTGGGCTGGGCGATGGCCGTTTTTGTCGGAGTTTTTACCGTCGCCTCTGCGAGCGGTGCGCATCTCAATCCGGCCGTAACAGTCGCTCTGGCAGTCGCCGGAAAATTCCCATGGGGCAGTGTGCCTGGTTATATTGCCGCCCAAATGTTGGGGGGAATGATGGGTGCGTTTTTAGTCTGGTTGGTGTATCGCAAGCATTTTGAGCAAACCACGGACGGCGACACCAAGCTCGCCGTGTTTTGTACCGGCCCGGCAATCCGTAACATCTTTGGTAATTTAATATCTGAGGTCGTGGGTACTTTTGTCCTGGTTTATGGCGTGCTGAGTATTGCTTCACCGAAATTCGGCCTGGGTGCGCTGGATGCGTTGCCGGTCGCGTTGCTGGTGATGAGTATCGGAGTTTCGTTAGGCGGAACCACAGGCTATGCGATTAACCCTGCGCGTGACCTCGGGCCGCGTCTGATGCATGCATTGTTACCCATACCGGGAAAACGCGACAGCGATTGGGGTTATGCTTTTGTGCCGGTATTGGGATCAATCACCGGTGGCGTGCTGGCCGCATTGTTATACGGCCTTGGTTCAACGATGTCACATTGA
- a CDS encoding glutathione peroxidase: MQTDSENTPNTGTSVASASSANIYDFTVARLDGTPTTLAEYRGKVILIVNVASKCGFTPQYKGLEEVYNKYHALGFEVLGFPCNQFGAQEPGTAEEIGAFCEQNFGVHFPLFAKIDVNGDHAAPLFQYLKSVAPGLLGSEGIKWNFTKFLINKEGVVVDRYAPQTKPEALTADIEKLLAR; this comes from the coding sequence ATGCAAACGGATTCAGAAAACACACCCAATACGGGCACTTCAGTGGCTTCAGCCAGCTCAGCCAATATCTATGACTTCACCGTTGCGCGACTCGACGGTACGCCGACAACATTGGCCGAGTATCGCGGAAAAGTGATACTCATCGTCAATGTCGCCAGCAAGTGCGGATTCACGCCCCAATACAAAGGGCTGGAAGAGGTCTATAACAAATATCACGCTCTGGGATTTGAAGTACTTGGTTTCCCCTGTAACCAGTTCGGAGCGCAAGAGCCGGGGACAGCGGAAGAAATCGGGGCATTTTGCGAGCAAAATTTCGGAGTGCATTTTCCGCTGTTTGCAAAAATCGATGTCAACGGAGATCACGCTGCTCCGCTATTTCAATATCTGAAAAGTGTGGCCCCGGGCTTGCTGGGAAGCGAGGGTATCAAATGGAACTTCACCAAGTTTTTAATCAATAAAGAAGGCGTGGTGGTGGACCGCTACGCGCCGCAAACCAAACCGGAAGCGCTTACCGCAGACATTGAAAAATTGTTAGCGAGATAA
- the glpK gene encoding glycerol kinase GlpK has translation MKDKYILALDQGTTSSRAILFDRQGNIVSSAQKEFRQIYPQPGWVEHDPQEIWSSQVGVAAEAATSIGLNGTSIAAIGITNQRETTIVWDRETGKAIYNAIVWQDRRTAAFCDELKQRGLAEQIREKTGLLVDSYFSGTKIRWILDNVDGARQLADQGRLAFGTVDTWLVWNMTRGKLHITDVTNASRTMLFNIHTMDWDDALLEIIGIPRSMLPAVKSSSEVYGHTEKSGFGAEIPIAGIAGDQQAALFGQMCTAPGMVKNTYGTGCFMVMNTGTKPIVSKNNLLTTVAWKIGDEVNYALEGSIFIGGAVVQWLRDGLGIIKASSEVEELARSVDNSDGVYLVPAFAGLGAPHWNPHARGTVFGVTRGTTSAHYARAALDSIAYQTMDVLKAMEADSGIVISELRVDGGATANNLLMQFQSDILGVDVVRPKVTETTALGAAYLAGLAVGYWSSTDDMRGQWQLDRRFHATMPSDEVKANIKGWQRAIVAATAWANDGT, from the coding sequence TTGAAAGATAAATATATATTAGCCTTGGATCAAGGCACCACCAGTTCGCGGGCGATTCTTTTTGACCGGCAAGGAAACATCGTTTCATCGGCTCAAAAAGAGTTCCGCCAAATATATCCGCAACCGGGTTGGGTCGAGCATGACCCTCAGGAGATCTGGTCAAGCCAGGTGGGCGTCGCTGCGGAAGCGGCTACCAGCATTGGGCTGAATGGCACGTCAATCGCGGCTATCGGTATCACCAACCAGCGTGAAACAACGATAGTTTGGGATCGGGAGACCGGCAAAGCCATTTATAACGCCATCGTCTGGCAGGACCGACGAACTGCCGCGTTTTGCGACGAGCTGAAGCAGCGGGGGCTGGCAGAACAGATTCGTGAAAAAACCGGCTTGCTGGTGGATTCCTATTTTTCCGGGACCAAAATTCGCTGGATTCTCGATAATGTTGACGGTGCGCGGCAACTGGCGGATCAAGGGCGTTTAGCGTTCGGTACCGTTGATACCTGGCTAGTCTGGAATATGACGCGGGGCAAGCTGCACATTACCGATGTAACGAATGCCTCTCGCACCATGCTGTTCAACATCCATACGATGGATTGGGATGACGCGCTTTTAGAGATTATCGGCATCCCGCGCAGCATGTTGCCGGCGGTAAAATCATCCAGCGAAGTATACGGTCATACGGAAAAATCCGGGTTTGGCGCTGAAATCCCGATTGCCGGTATCGCCGGGGATCAGCAAGCGGCACTGTTCGGACAAATGTGCACTGCGCCTGGCATGGTCAAAAACACTTACGGCACGGGTTGTTTCATGGTGATGAACACCGGTACCAAGCCCATCGTTTCTAAAAATAACCTGCTCACGACCGTCGCATGGAAGATCGGGGACGAGGTGAATTATGCATTGGAAGGCAGTATCTTCATCGGTGGTGCCGTGGTGCAGTGGCTGCGCGACGGACTTGGCATCATTAAAGCTTCAAGCGAAGTCGAAGAGTTGGCACGTAGTGTCGACAATAGCGACGGCGTTTATCTGGTCCCCGCTTTTGCCGGATTAGGTGCGCCGCATTGGAATCCTCATGCACGCGGCACCGTGTTCGGCGTAACGCGTGGCACGACTTCCGCTCACTACGCGCGTGCGGCGCTAGACAGTATCGCCTATCAGACCATGGACGTGCTGAAGGCCATGGAAGCCGATTCAGGCATTGTTATTTCCGAATTGCGGGTCGACGGCGGGGCCACGGCAAATAATTTGCTGATGCAGTTTCAATCGGACATTCTGGGTGTTGATGTGGTTCGGCCAAAAGTCACTGAAACAACGGCCTTAGGCGCTGCTTATCTTGCCGGTCTGGCGGTGGGTTACTGGAGTAGCACCGATGATATGCGTGGCCAATGGCAATTAGACCGGCGCTTTCACGCGACTATGCCGAGCGACGAGGTCAAGGCGAATATCAAAGGCTGGCAACGTGCCATCGTCGCGGCCACCGCATGGGCCAACGACGGGACTTGA